Proteins from a single region of Deltaproteobacteria bacterium:
- a CDS encoding NADH-quinone oxidoreductase subunit N, which translates to MFHIDLSQYRLAFLAPELVLCGFAFLLLLLGAFSRAESNRHSAGWIAVTGFVVAVALSFVYRHAATETLFGAIRVDGFSTFFKIVIFTGAAISSLLSMDYLRRRDIQECEFFALLVFAAVGMSLLAASADLIAVLVCIEIMSLAVYVLVGIRPGDEFGTEAALKYFTLGAFASGILVFGIALVYGTAGTVHLAAIARAAAAGAIAEPTLFKVGLAMLLTGFAFKVAAVPFHMWAPDVYQGAPAPVTGFMAMGVKAAAFAAAIRVFQVAFGGQFDDWRPIVWTLALVTMVLGNFLALMQDHVKRLLAYSSIAHAGYVLVGLAGKSEALTPAMMFYLGSYAFMTLGTFAVLSAISDGDGERDALTEWRGLGRRRPVLGAMMAMFLFSLAGIPPFAGFFAKFYLFYAAVEAGDTALVLVAVTASFVSLYYYLKVIVVMYMSEAEATEPATESELGFGTRAALALSALGVLGLGLLPSRVLEWAASAAPSLFR; encoded by the coding sequence ATGTTCCATATCGACCTCTCGCAGTACCGACTGGCCTTTCTCGCGCCCGAGCTCGTTTTGTGCGGCTTCGCGTTCCTGCTGCTGCTGCTCGGAGCGTTTTCGCGCGCCGAAAGCAATCGCCACAGCGCCGGGTGGATCGCGGTGACGGGCTTCGTCGTGGCCGTGGCGCTTTCCTTCGTGTATCGCCACGCGGCGACCGAGACGCTGTTCGGCGCGATTCGCGTCGACGGATTTTCGACCTTCTTCAAGATCGTGATCTTTACCGGCGCGGCGATCTCGTCGCTGCTGTCGATGGACTATCTGCGCCGTCGCGACATTCAGGAGTGCGAGTTCTTCGCGCTGCTCGTTTTCGCCGCCGTCGGCATGTCGCTGCTCGCGGCGTCGGCCGATCTCATCGCCGTGCTCGTGTGCATCGAGATCATGTCGCTCGCGGTTTACGTGCTGGTCGGCATTCGCCCCGGCGACGAATTCGGCACCGAGGCGGCGCTCAAGTATTTCACGCTCGGCGCGTTCGCGTCGGGCATTCTCGTCTTCGGCATCGCGCTCGTGTACGGCACGGCCGGCACGGTTCACTTGGCCGCGATCGCCCGGGCCGCCGCCGCCGGGGCGATTGCCGAACCGACGCTTTTCAAGGTCGGTCTCGCGATGCTGCTGACGGGTTTTGCGTTCAAGGTCGCGGCCGTGCCGTTCCACATGTGGGCGCCGGACGTCTATCAGGGCGCACCCGCTCCGGTGACCGGATTCATGGCAATGGGCGTCAAAGCGGCGGCGTTCGCCGCGGCGATTCGCGTGTTTCAGGTTGCGTTCGGTGGCCAGTTCGACGACTGGCGACCGATCGTGTGGACGCTCGCGCTCGTCACGATGGTGCTCGGAAATTTCCTGGCGCTCATGCAGGATCACGTCAAACGGCTGCTCGCGTATTCGTCGATCGCCCACGCGGGCTACGTGCTGGTCGGCCTCGCGGGCAAAAGCGAGGCGCTCACGCCCGCCATGATGTTCTATCTGGGTTCGTACGCGTTCATGACGCTCGGCACCTTCGCGGTGCTCTCGGCGATCAGCGACGGCGACGGCGAACGCGACGCGCTCACCGAGTGGCGCGGCCTCGGGCGGCGGCGACCGGTGCTCGGCGCGATGATGGCGATGTTCCTGTTCTCCCTCGCGGGCATTCCGCCCTTCGCGGGATTCTTCGCGAAATTCTACCTGTTCTACGCGGCGGTCGAGGCGGGCGACACCGCGCTGGTGCTCGTGGCCGTGACGGCGAGCTTCGTGAGCCTCTACTACTACCTCAAGGTCATCGTGGTCATGTACATGAGCGAGGCCGAAGCGACCGAACCCGCGACCGAGTCCGAACTCGGCTTCGGCACGCGCGCGGCGCTCGCGCTCTCGGCGCTCGGCGTGCTCGGGCTCGGCCTGCTGCCCTCGCGCGTGCTCGAATGGGCCGCGTCCGCCGCGCCCAGCCTCTTCCGCTGA
- a CDS encoding type IV toxin-antitoxin system AbiEi family antitoxin domain-containing protein, with translation MKAADNRFDRAETAFRRAGGIMKYSDAVRLRIHPETLAGLLAEGRIERLARGVYRLTDLPPPRMPDLAVVAARVPGGVICLISALSFHGLTTQIPGAVHLAVLRGSRIPRLDHPPIRVFRFSASAFGIGVVQHAIDGVNVRIFDAEKTLVDCFKFRNAIGLDVALEALKLYRERKKPRVKKLLEYARTCRMERVMTPYLDAVL, from the coding sequence ATGAAGGCCGCCGACAACCGATTTGACCGTGCGGAGACGGCTTTTCGCCGCGCGGGCGGAATCATGAAATATTCCGACGCCGTCCGTCTGCGCATTCACCCGGAAACGCTCGCCGGTTTATTGGCGGAAGGTCGGATCGAGCGATTGGCCCGCGGCGTCTACCGCCTCACCGACCTTCCTCCGCCGCGCATGCCGGATCTGGCCGTTGTCGCGGCACGTGTTCCCGGCGGCGTGATCTGTCTGATTTCGGCGTTGTCGTTTCACGGCCTGACCACGCAGATTCCCGGCGCGGTGCATCTGGCTGTTTTACGCGGATCGCGAATCCCGCGCCTCGACCACCCGCCGATTCGGGTGTTCCGTTTCAGCGCGTCCGCGTTCGGAATCGGTGTGGTACAGCATGCCATCGACGGAGTGAACGTGCGGATTTTCGACGCGGAGAAGACGCTGGTGGACTGCTTCAAGTTTCGCAACGCAATTGGACTCGATGTCGCGCTCGAGGCCCTGAAGCTATACCGCGAACGAAAAAAACCGCGCGTGAAGAAACTCCTCGAATACGCGCGCACGTGCCGCATGGAGCGCGTCATGACGCCGTATCTGGATGCCGTGTTATGA